Genomic window (Streptomyces sp. NBC_00078):
ATGCTGACGCACCTGACGGGCATCTCCGACTCCTCGACCACGCTGGTCCTCGCGCTGTACGGGGTCGGCATGACGCTTGGCACGCTGATCGCGGGCCCCCTCACGGACCGTGCCCTGCGCCCGACCCTGTATGCGGGTCTCGCTCTGCTCGCGGCAGGGCTGGTGACGTTCTATTTCACTGTCCACAGCACCGTGCCGGCCCTGGTGACGATCACCTTCATCGGTGCGATGGGATCCTTCATCACCACACCCGTCCAGATGCTGCTCATGGCCAAGGCGAAGAACGCTCCCACGATGGCCGCGGCCTCCAATCACTCCGCCTTCAACCTGGCCAACGCAGGCGGCGCATGGCTGGGCGGACTGGCCATCTCCGCGGGCTGGGGCTGGGCGTCACCCAACCTGGTGGGCGCCGCCCTTGCCGTAGCGGGCCTCGGTCTCGCGTTCACTGGCGGCCTCATGGACCGGGGAAGCCGACGCTCCGAGCTGATCACTGCGTCGGCCGTGGAAACCACGACGGAAGCGGGACAGGCCACGACAGGCCGGCCGAGGGGCGAAGCCACTCGCGTCGCACCACCGACGGCAACGCCGGGGGAGCGGGGGTAGCGGTTCGCCGCCCCGCGACCGAGGGTAGTGGCTCGTCGCCGGCACCACCGCTTGGTGGCGGGCGGGGCCTGTACGGGGACGATGCTTCGCCCGAATCAGGAGGGGTCTGCAGGTCCGGGTCTGCAGGTCCGGGTCGGGGGACCACGGGTAGCTGCGCCAGGTGCCGCCGCAGTACTGCCCGCAGTGTGTCGGGCGGCAGCCGGCCGGGGTAGGGGGCCGCAGCGGTCACCAGTGCCCGGTGGCTGTCGAAATAACGCCCTACGGAGCCGACGGCGAACCCGGCCTCCGCGGCCACGTTTTGAAGGTGGTCAAGGACACCTCAGCCTGTGGCCACGGCTCCCTCGTGGCCGCCGCGGTTGATGAGTTCTGCGAACCGCTGGGCGCTGATGTTGCCCCCGGAGGCGATGATGCCGATCCTGCGCGGGAGGCGTTCGAGGCGCCCGGCCATGAGGGCGGCCAGACCGGTGGCGCCGCTGGGTTCGAGGACGATTTTCAGGTGTTCGAAGGCGAAGCGCATGGCGTCGATGATGTCGTCGTCGCTGACGAGGGCGATGGCGTTGACCAGGCGCTGGTTGATGGGAAAGGTGATCTCGCCGGGAGTGGGCAGGGCTTGGCCGTCGGCGATGGTGCGGGGCACGGGGACGGTCACGCGTTCGCCGACGGCCAGGGAGCGCTTGGTGTCGTCGCCCGATTCCGGTTCGACACCGATGACCTTGATGGTGGGGTGAAGCTCCGTGGCGGTAATGGCACTGCCGGCGATGAGGCCGCCGCCACCGACGGGTACGACGAGTGCGTCGAGTTCGCCGGCCTCCTCGAAGAGTTCCAGCGCCGCGGTGCCCTGTCCGGCGATGACATGAGGGTGGTCGTAGGGCGGGATGAGCGCCAGGCCGCGTTCAACGGCGAGGGCCTCGCCGAGGGCGGTGCGGTCCTCGGTGTACCGGTCATAGGTGACGATCTCCGCGCCGTAGCCGGCGGTGGCGTCCATCTTGTTCCGAGGGGCGTCCTCGGGCATGAGGATGACCGCGGTGGTGCCCAGTTCGCGGGCGGCGAGGGCGGTGGCCTGGGCGTGGTTACCGGATGAGTAGGCGGCGATGCCCTTGGCCAGCTGGTCGGCGGGCAGTTGGGCGGCGGCGTTGTAGGCGCCGCGGAACTTGAAGGCGCCGATGCGCTGGAAGTTCTCGCACTTGATGAACACCTCGGCGCCGACCAGTGCGTTGAGGGTGCGGGAGGTGAGAACGGGGGTGCGGTGGGCGATCCCGTCGAGACGTGCGGCGGCCTCGCGGACGTCGTCGAACGAAACCGGGTGTGCAGCGGCCATGGTGGATTCCTTGCGGTGGTGAGAAGTCGGACGAAGTCGGACCAGAAGCCTGCGGGTGCTCGGGGCGACAGCTACCAGCCCGTGATGCGCGGCCGGAAGCCTCTATCGCGACGGCGACATCAGACCCGTACTGCCGATCAGCGACAGTGCCGTGAACGTGGGGCCGGGCGAACCGGCGCGGGACATGAACACCCTTTCACTTGGTGTAGTTGTAGACCGTCGCCCGGGACACACCCAGCAGATTGGCTATGGCCTGCGCGGCATCACGAGAGTCGAAGAAACCGTCCTGGTGCAGCTGCTGCACCAGTTCCTTCTTGTCCTTGCGGCTCAGCGAGCGCGGAGTGCCGGCGCGTTCCGCGGCCAGGGCCTCGATGGTCCGGCGCAGCTCGCGAGCATTGCGGTCGCGCAGGCTCTCCAAGGGCCGGTCACGGTCCTCGGGGTCGGTGGCGACCAGATTCGACAGCGCCAGGGTGACCGGGGAGAGCACGGACACATCGAGGTTCAGGCACAGTGCCGCGATGTAGTCGCCGGCGGCGTTCTTGATGCCGATCGACGTGCTCTTGGCCGGGCGCCCGTCAGGGAACTGGTTGGGGTAGTTCTGGATGACGCTGGGGTACGCCGGGTCGGCGATACGAGCCAGGCCCAACTCGGTCGCGGAGTCCCCTACCTGACGTCCCGAGAGGTTGTTCTCAATGGCTCTGATCGCGTGCTGCGGGTCGCGCAAATCGTGCAGGACCACCTCGCACAACCCGGGGAACATCCGCCCCAGCGCAACGGCGATCGTCTCGGCCTCCCGGATGAGGTGCTCATCCTCCGCCGCAGGGCCAAGTCCGTCGGCCACGGCACGCCGACCTTGTTGCTCATTAGCGACGTGATCCATAAATCCTCTTCTGTCGACTGCGGATACGGGGCGTGTGCGGCTCCGCTCCCGAAGCGCCAGCAGGTGGGCCAGGTGGTTCCCGTCGGCGCATCTCCTGAGCCACGGTACCTCGACTTGTCATATTCATCTAGATCTGTAATCAGCGTCTAAAGACTGTGTTGAGGATGCGAGGATCGACTACTGACGATGCGAGGATCGACTACTGGAGCAACTCGGGCGACTCGGAGGGAGCCAGAGAAATCAGCTACCTACTGGCCGCCGCCGTCGACCGCTCAGACGCCGAACGAGAAGTGGCGCGCGACAGACTTTGGCGCCCCAGCCTCGCGCGTACGAGACTTCCACCCTGGCTTCACGGCGGCAGGGACCTGGTGGGACCTGGTCGTGCTCAACTCCCGCAACAGTGGCACGCGAACCAATGCCCCAACGCGGTCGACCTGCTTGCCTCCTTGATCGTGAGGGGAAGAGACTGGGGTTTTGAGATTTCGGCGGCGGGCGGCGGGGGAGACGAGCGGTGACCACGGTGAGGACAAGCGATGCCCCTGAGGCGGATGGAGCCATGCCGTCCCCGCCGAGGGCCAGCCGGAACCGGCTGGTGGGTGCGCTGCTGGTGTTGTCGTCCCTGGCCGCCGCGCTGGCCTGTTATTTCGTTTTCGCCGCCTGGCTGCCCAAGGACCGCGCCCTCTACCGGGCGTACACGGCGGCCGAGGCGTGCGCAGCCCGCACGGTGATACCGAGGTCGGAGGACTGCCTGCGGCAGCTCACCTTCACTGTCGAAGGCACCCGGAATTCCACCAAGAACATGCGGGCGACGCTGCTCGGCCCCGCGCCGTTTGCGAGGGTGGTCGTGCCGTTCGGGGACTCGGGGCCGGTGCTGAGTGGGCTTCAGCGAGGGGAGCGGGTCACCGGCACTGTCTGGCGTGGCGTCGTAGTAGTGGTTGCCGAGGGTGACGTCCGTCAGAATTCCTCCGACGCACCGCGCGACGAACCCCAAATGACCGCCGCTCTCGGCACGTTCGCCGGGCTGCTGGCTGCGTTGACCCTCGCGTTCGGCGCAGTGCGCTTGGCCAGGCCCCGCGATCCCGGCGTCTTCAGCTGGCGCCCGTATGGCAAGTGGCTGCTCATCGTTGCGGGTGCCTCCTGCGCCGGCGTGGGCCTGTGCACCGTGTGGACGGGCCTGCCGTGGTTGCTCGTGCCCACGATCTGCGGGGTGGTCGTCGCAGGTACGGCGTGGTTCCTCTACCGAGATCTCGCTTCCCTGGACCACTGACCCTTTCAAGGCTGCGTGGCGAGCCCAAAAGCAGCCGGGCGTTGTGCTGTTGTCGCTGCCAATGAGATCAAGTAGTGTCCCCGGCGTGAACACCGGACCGGCGCTACGCCACACACGGATTGGCTACCCGGTGGTGGGCTGATCGCAGAGCGGGTGCGTGGAAGGCACCCTCTCGATTCGGCACGCGGACCTCCCAGTGCTCGTACACCACGAGTCCTCTTTCCGTGTCGAGCAACAGCGAGGTCAGCTATATGGCAGTCACGTTCAACCACACCATCATCGCCTCCAAGGATCGCAACCATTCGGTTCGGTTCTTCCGCGAGTTGTTGGAACTTCCGGAAGCGCCGTCATGGGGCCCGTTCACCAACATCCAGCTGTCCGACGGGGTGTTGCTTCAGTTCGCTGAGCCTCCGGTGGAAATCCAGATGCAGCACTATGCGTTCCTGATCGACGACGAACTGTTCGATCGGGCTTACGGACGGCTGTGTGATCGCGGCATCGAGCACTGGGCCGATCCGCAGATGCGGCGCTCAGGCGAGATCAACAATGAGCACGGTGGTCGAGGGGTGTACTTCAAGGACCCCTCCGGTCACGCGATTGAGCTGATCACCCGGCCGTATTCGTAAACCGGGAGAGCGCTTGGTCGGGCACAGGAAAAACGTGCCCGACCAGGGCAACCGACTGCTGCTACCCCAGGGCACTGCGATGACCGTCAGGGAAGGCCGCGGCGGCGGGCATCGGCCACGCGAATGCGGCGACATACCTGCGACGACGGCGCGTCAGTGGTGGTGGCCCTTCCGGCCGAGGGTGTCCACGGGGGTCGCGCCGGGGCGGGTCCACTGCGGCACGGGGCGGCTGGTCGGGCCCCAGGTGGCGTTCCCTTCCGCGTCCGATCGCCAGGACCAGCACGCGTCGCGCCCCTCGGGCCAGCCCTCGGGGTTGCCCTCCCATGCCTCACCGCGGCCGTAGGGCGTCAAGTCGAGCAGGCCGAGGGACCCGTTGACCCGCTCGTTGCCACGGCCGGTTGTGGAGTAGGTGAGGAACACGCGGTCGCCGTCGCGCAGGAAGCAGGTGATGGATCCCATGCTGTCGCCGACCGGGGCGTCCAGGTCGCGTACCGAGTACCAGGGCTGCGTGTAGCCCATGAACTCGACGTAGGAGGCCACCTCGTTCGGGCGGCCCGAGGTCAGGACGGCGAACGAGACGTCGCGGGCGTCGAGGTAGACGGCGTCCTTCAGGTGCCAGGCAGTGGTGGTGCAGCCTTCGCACTGCCCCTGGTGCGGCGCGCCGTCGTACCACATGTGCTTGTAGACCACGAGCTCATCGCGGCCCTGGAAGAGATCGAGGAACGGGACCGGGCCATCGGGTCCGACGACCTCGACCGCCCCGTCGAACTCCACCATCGGCAGCCTGCGGCGGGCGGCGGCGATGGCGTCGCCCTCGCGGGTGTGGGCCTTCTCTCGGGCCAGCAGCTCGTCGCGGGCGGTCTGCCAGGTGGCCAGGTCGACCACGGACGGGCGGCCGGGCAGCGTGGGGGTCGGGTCCTCCGGCGCGGGAGTCATGGTGTCCTCCGTGGTGTCGCGTGTCTGGTGCTGGGCAGCGGCGTACGCCGTTCTGCGACGGTCACAGATCAGACCCGTGTTTCGGCCGGAACTCATCGCGGCCGGTGCGCCTCGTCCGATTCGAAAGCATCGAGCCTGACCCACCACACGCGGCGCTCCCGTTCGGCCTCCCGCCGCCGGGCCATCCGGCGCAGACCGGCCTGCACGACATCTGGGGGGACCAGCGCCGAGCGGTCGGCGGGCGTGACGTCGAAATCCAGTGTGACCACCCGCGCGGGCCGCGGTCCGTAGCGGTACGCCTCCTCGTACCCGACGTTGAACCGGACGGTGCCGAAGAGGATGTAGAAGCCTTCGTCGTGTCGGGCATGGCGGTGCTGCGGCGGTCCCTGGATGCGCGGGGCCACGCTCGGTAAACGAGTGCAGGCTTTTTTCCGCGGACTCGGCACCAGAAAAAGGAGCGGACTACCGCCGGCCTGTCCCGTAGCCTTTCCATGCGCATTGTTGTGAGACGAGCACCCTCGTGGTGCGGCCGGCTGGGTCGCGATACCCGCGAGGCGGCCCCCATGAAGCCGGAGCCCGAGGATGGTGCCGGTGCCCGGCACACCGCCGGGCATGACAAGCTGTGGTTTCCACCGCCCGATCCCAGGAGGTCACCATGACCGAAGAGGCTGCATCCCCAGAAGGTTCGGAGCCGGCTGACCCCGAGACGTCCGCTCTCGCGCCCGACAGCGATGGCCAGTACGACCTGAAGCGCAAGTTTCGCGAGGCCTTGGCGCGCAAGAAGGGCGTGCAGACGGACGGTGCCGATCTTTCTGCCAGCCCCGGTGCCTCGAAGGTGCGTGGGGCGCACGGCCCCGCGGCGAGCCAGCGGTCGTTCAAGCGCAAGAGCGGCGGCTGAGCCGGCGGCCTTCGAGAGCTGACCGCGCGGCACCACCCCCTGGCGCCACTGAATTCGCACGCCCTGTGGCCGAGGCCCCAGGGCGTGCGCGCGATCTGCTTGCCGGCTGCTGGTGAGGTCGTGGCCGGGGTGTTGCGCCTATAAGGGGGCCCAGTTGGGGCGGGCGCGGGTGGGTTGGACGGTGGTGTGGTCGGGCCGGGACGAGGGGCCTGTGACTCAGGCAGCGTTTGCGACGACGCTCTCACCCTCGTGATGCCGACCGGGCGACATTTCACGGGTTGAGGTAGCTCGATCCCTGTGAGGAACTGCGGACAGTCGTCGTGCTCGCTCAGCTGGTCTGCGCGACGCCCGAGCGACCGACCAGTCGTCCGAGTGGAGCCGTTCCCATTCCGTCGTACGGCGTCAGGGACGCGGCGCTAAGTATCCGGGCCCGGGGCCGCCGGCGTTCGCGGCCGTGTGGTCGGCAGTGCCGAGGCCGTAGTGCATCGACGCCGAGGTCGCTGTGATCCAACTGCCTTGACCACACTCCTGATTGTCGTGCGCACATCTCGCCATGCCCTTGGGTCGATCTCCACTCAAGTTGGTGCCGGTGCCGGTGCCGGCACCGGTGTGCGGTGTCGGACATCTGTCAGGGGCCGTCGGATCGATGTCGGCGGCTTGTCGGCGGGGCCTGGTCTCCTTTCCAAAGAACCTGCGGGTACTCAGCCGGCAGGCGTGCGACTGGTAAGGGATCACCATGACCACTGACGTCACGATCATCGGCGCCGGACTCGGCGGCCTCACGCTCGCCCGCGTCCTGCACACCCACGGAATCCCGGTCACGGTCTACGAAGCCGAGTCCTCATCGTCGGCTCGCGCGCAGGGCGGGATGCTCGACATCCACGACCACAGCGGCCAAGTTGCTCTGCGGGCGGCAGGTTTGATCGACCAGTTCCGCAGCCTCATCCTGGATGGCCGCGAGGCGACACGCGTCGTCGCCTGGGACGGGACCGTACTGTTCGACGAACCCGACGACGGCACCGGCGGACGTCCCGAGGTGCAGCGCGGCCAGTTGCGACAGCTCCTGCTCGACTCGCTCCCGGACGGCACCGTCCACTGGGGCTGCAAGGTCAGCAGTACCGCTGCCCTCGGCGAGGGCCGCTACGAGGTGACCTTCGTCGACGGCAGCACCGTCGTCACGAGCCTGCTGGTCGGCGCGGACGGCGCGTGGTCACGGGTGAGGCCGCTGCTCTCCACCGCCACACCCGAGTACGCCGGCCGGTCGTTCGTCGAGACCTATCTGTTCGACGGCGACGCCCGGCACCCGGCCGCCGCGAAAGCGGTCGGTGGTGGGGCGCTGTTCGCACTCGCGCCGGGTAAAGGGATCCAGGCTCATCGAGAGAGCGGCGGCACCCTTCATACTTACGTGGCGCTGTCCAAGCCGCACGACTGGTTCGCCGCCATCGATTTCACCGATGCCGCCGAGGCCACCGCACGGATCGTGCAGGAGTTCGATGGCTGGGCGCCGGAGCTCACCGCGCTGATCACCGAGAGTGACACCGCGCCGGTCCTGCGCCTCCTCAACACTCTGCCGACGGGGCACCGGTGGGACCGGGTGCCAGGAGTGACCCTGGTCGGCGACGCCGCCCACCTCGCGCCCCCGAACGGCGAAGGGGCGAACCTGGCGATGCTCGACGGTGCCGAACTCGGCCATGCCCTCGCCGCGCACCCCGATGACGTCGAGGCCGCGCTCACCGAGTACGAGCAGGCCATGTTCCCCCGCAGCGCCGACTCCGCCACCGGCGGCGCCGAGCTCTATGAGCACATGTTCGGCGACAACGCACCCCACAGCATGATCAACATGTTCACCGGACACGAGCACACCTCATGACCTTCTCAAGCCCTAACTGAGGCTCTCCTCCTCGGCCTCGCTCGATCCGCACCCGCTGGGCGCGTTCGCCCCGCCGACCGCGGAAGCCATCGACACCGTGCGTCGGCGGATGTCGACCGGAGGGCAGAGGCTCCCCCGCAAGATGGACGGCTCACCGTGGCCTTGCCGGAAGAGATCCTCTGCGCCAGCCGTACCAGCGGATCGTCCGCGAGGGTGAGTCGGGCTTGGTTCAAGGGGTACGCGCGGAAGGAATCCACAGCACAGGCGGAAGGTATCCACAGCACAGGCCGCGGAAGGAAGCCGCAGCAAAGACTCAGAGACTCAACGACAG
Coding sequences:
- a CDS encoding threo-3-hydroxy-L-aspartate ammonia-lyase; amino-acid sequence: MAAAHPVSFDDVREAAARLDGIAHRTPVLTSRTLNALVGAEVFIKCENFQRIGAFKFRGAYNAAAQLPADQLAKGIAAYSSGNHAQATALAARELGTTAVILMPEDAPRNKMDATAGYGAEIVTYDRYTEDRTALGEALAVERGLALIPPYDHPHVIAGQGTAALELFEEAGELDALVVPVGGGGLIAGSAITATELHPTIKVIGVEPESGDDTKRSLAVGERVTVPVPRTIADGQALPTPGEITFPINQRLVNAIALVSDDDIIDAMRFAFEHLKIVLEPSGATGLAALMAGRLERLPRRIGIIASGGNISAQRFAELINRGGHEGAVATG
- a CDS encoding transcriptional regulator; the encoded protein is MADGLGPAAEDEHLIREAETIAVALGRMFPGLCEVVLHDLRDPQHAIRAIENNLSGRQVGDSATELGLARIADPAYPSVIQNYPNQFPDGRPAKSTSIGIKNAAGDYIAALCLNLDVSVLSPVTLALSNLVATDPEDRDRPLESLRDRNARELRRTIEALAAERAGTPRSLSRKDKKELVQQLHQDGFFDSRDAAQAIANLLGVSRATVYNYTK
- a CDS encoding VOC family protein, translating into MAVTFNHTIIASKDRNHSVRFFRELLELPEAPSWGPFTNIQLSDGVLLQFAEPPVEIQMQHYAFLIDDELFDRAYGRLCDRGIEHWADPQMRRSGEINNEHGGRGVYFKDPSGHAIELITRPYS
- a CDS encoding DUF899 family protein; the encoded protein is MTPAPEDPTPTLPGRPSVVDLATWQTARDELLAREKAHTREGDAIAAARRRLPMVEFDGAVEVVGPDGPVPFLDLFQGRDELVVYKHMWYDGAPHQGQCEGCTTTAWHLKDAVYLDARDVSFAVLTSGRPNEVASYVEFMGYTQPWYSVRDLDAPVGDSMGSITCFLRDGDRVFLTYSTTGRGNERVNGSLGLLDLTPYGRGEAWEGNPEGWPEGRDACWSWRSDAEGNATWGPTSRPVPQWTRPGATPVDTLGRKGHHH
- a CDS encoding DUF5302 domain-containing protein codes for the protein MTEEAASPEGSEPADPETSALAPDSDGQYDLKRKFREALARKKGVQTDGADLSASPGASKVRGAHGPAASQRSFKRKSGG
- a CDS encoding NAD(P)/FAD-dependent oxidoreductase is translated as MTTDVTIIGAGLGGLTLARVLHTHGIPVTVYEAESSSSARAQGGMLDIHDHSGQVALRAAGLIDQFRSLILDGREATRVVAWDGTVLFDEPDDGTGGRPEVQRGQLRQLLLDSLPDGTVHWGCKVSSTAALGEGRYEVTFVDGSTVVTSLLVGADGAWSRVRPLLSTATPEYAGRSFVETYLFDGDARHPAAAKAVGGGALFALAPGKGIQAHRESGGTLHTYVALSKPHDWFAAIDFTDAAEATARIVQEFDGWAPELTALITESDTAPVLRLLNTLPTGHRWDRVPGVTLVGDAAHLAPPNGEGANLAMLDGAELGHALAAHPDDVEAALTEYEQAMFPRSADSATGGAELYEHMFGDNAPHSMINMFTGHEHTS